The following are from one region of the Actinopolyspora halophila DSM 43834 genome:
- a CDS encoding SIP domain-containing protein, whose translation MLHEHEAPGASWAANVRAGDRVVTGPSPSYRPAPEADPLVLVGDESALPAITAILEEVPSTIPVGVFVEVADSAECGYVPATTRGTGPGCSATPRPGTMPIRFLTR comes from the coding sequence GTGCTGCACGAGCACGAGGCACCGGGGGCCAGCTGGGCGGCGAACGTCCGGGCCGGGGACAGGGTGGTCACGGGGCCCAGTCCCTCCTACCGGCCGGCTCCCGAGGCGGACCCGCTGGTGCTCGTCGGGGACGAGAGCGCCCTGCCCGCGATCACCGCGATCCTGGAGGAGGTGCCCAGCACGATCCCGGTCGGGGTGTTCGTCGAGGTGGCCGACTCCGCCGAGTGCGGGTACGTGCCCGCGACGACGCGGGGGACTGGACCTGGTTGTTCCGCGACGCCGCGTCCGGGGACGATGCCGATTCGCTTCCTGACGCGATGA
- a CDS encoding SIP domain-containing protein: MRVRARDDAGDWTWLFRDAASGDDADSLPDAMSGANLGPDPHVWVGAEDDVVHRVRRFCETELGLGRSRPYALTYWRSNRVER, translated from the coding sequence GTGCGGGTACGTGCCCGCGACGACGCGGGGGACTGGACCTGGTTGTTCCGCGACGCCGCGTCCGGGGACGATGCCGATTCGCTTCCTGACGCGATGAGCGGGGCGAACCTGGGGCCGGACCCTCACGTGTGGGTGGGCGCCGAGGACGATGTCGTGCACCGCGTCCGGCGGTTCTGCGAAACGGAACTCGGACTGGGCCGTTCCCGGCCGTACGCGCTGACCTACTGGCGGTCGAACCGCGTCGAGCGGTGA
- a CDS encoding GatB/YqeY domain-containing protein, with translation MSELKERLRSELTAAIKQRETTRTGVLRMALSAIGSEEVSGKEARELSDEEVRAVLSKEVKKRDESAAAFDSADRPDQAASERAEGEILREYLPTQLDDAELARIAREAVSEVAEELGDTPGPKQMGQVMKAANTKVEGRAEGGRVAAAVKAELGI, from the coding sequence ATGTCCGAGTTGAAGGAACGCCTGCGAAGCGAGCTGACCGCGGCGATCAAACAGCGGGAAACCACACGTACCGGCGTACTGCGAATGGCCCTCTCGGCCATCGGGTCCGAGGAGGTTTCGGGCAAGGAGGCCCGGGAACTCTCCGACGAGGAAGTCAGGGCGGTGCTGTCCAAGGAGGTCAAGAAGCGCGACGAGTCCGCCGCGGCGTTCGACTCGGCCGACCGCCCCGACCAGGCCGCATCCGAACGTGCCGAGGGCGAGATCCTGCGGGAGTACCTTCCCACCCAGCTCGACGACGCGGAGCTTGCCCGCATCGCCCGGGAAGCCGTCTCGGAGGTCGCCGAGGAGCTCGGAGACACTCCGGGGCCGAAGCAGATGGGCCAGGTCATGAAGGCGGCGAACACGAAGGTCGAGGGCCGTGCCGAGGGTGGCCGAGTCGCTGCCGCGGTGAAGGCCGAGCTCGGCATCTGA
- a CDS encoding metallophosphoesterase: protein MNTLGRILLATGALGASTLGYAAGIERRHWTLRKATLPVLAEGSPRLRVLHVSDLHMTPNQLSKQRWVAGLDELEPDLVVNTGDNLAHPQAVPGVLRALGPLLDRPGVFVFGSNDYYAPKPKNPARYLIPSGKKKRIRGNPLPWRDLRAAMTERGWVDLTHRRRHLNVGGVSVHAAGLDDPHLKRDRYAEIEGRPAEDVQLGLGVTHSPEPRVLDSFDGDDYDLVLAGHTHGGQLCLPGFGAIVTNCELDRARAKGPSDWGAHMRLHVSAGLGTSPYAPVRFACPPEASLLTLVPRSEGGGPEAVPSVEGAPVEDRVGIR from the coding sequence GTGAACACGCTCGGTCGGATTCTGCTTGCCACGGGGGCCCTGGGCGCCTCCACGCTCGGTTACGCGGCGGGGATCGAACGCAGGCACTGGACCCTGCGGAAGGCCACGTTGCCGGTGCTCGCGGAGGGAAGTCCCAGACTTCGCGTGCTGCACGTCTCCGACCTGCACATGACGCCGAACCAGTTGTCCAAGCAGCGCTGGGTGGCCGGGCTGGACGAGCTCGAACCGGACCTGGTCGTCAACACCGGTGACAATCTGGCCCATCCGCAGGCGGTCCCGGGGGTGCTGCGCGCTCTGGGGCCGTTGCTGGACCGTCCCGGCGTGTTCGTTTTCGGCAGCAACGACTACTACGCGCCGAAACCCAAGAATCCGGCCCGCTACCTGATCCCCTCGGGGAAGAAGAAGCGCATCCGGGGCAACCCGCTGCCGTGGCGGGATCTGCGTGCGGCCATGACGGAGCGCGGTTGGGTGGACCTGACACACCGACGCAGGCACCTGAACGTGGGTGGGGTGAGCGTGCACGCGGCGGGGCTGGACGATCCGCACCTCAAGCGGGACCGCTACGCGGAGATCGAGGGAAGGCCCGCGGAGGACGTCCAGCTGGGGCTGGGGGTCACGCACTCCCCGGAGCCGCGGGTGCTGGACTCGTTCGACGGCGATGACTACGACCTGGTGCTCGCGGGGCACACCCACGGTGGGCAGCTCTGCCTGCCCGGCTTCGGGGCGATAGTGACCAACTGTGAGCTGGACCGTGCGCGGGCCAAGGGCCCCTCCGACTGGGGAGCGCACATGCGGTTGCACGTTTCGGCCGGTCTGGGAACTTCTCCGTACGCCCCCGTCCGGTTCGCCTGCCCGCCGGAGGCCTCGCTGCTGACGCTCGTTCCGCGTTCGGAAGGTGGCGGTCCGGAGGCGGTTCCGAGTGTGGAAGGGGCCCCCGTCGAGGACCGTGTGGGGATCAGATAG
- a CDS encoding glycoside hydrolase family 25 protein — translation MIYGIDVSHHQGPFDMHRARAESFEFVFIKATEGDGFVDPRFRANLTAARSAGLLPAAYHYQREGATAAAQADHIAATVPTDVPVILDVEDGGGGTRLTGALTEELHGRGFRTPLLYLPEWYWQRLGNPDLSGFPPLWKSRYPDNRGGYASEIYQRVPEHFWNGYGGNQVAVLQFTSSASVAGQSPVDANAHLGTRQDMENLLAPEGEDMRDDERHALFDILQQLTASRTPGEFTGWPSYVDGAKRFTLVDFTRWVDKHTFELHQQFAQGKNAAELAAGGDGQQAENEQALRSVIAEAVNSVLDAEDPRREEVVDAVTARLTSAAPPHKAEQSTEGSGE, via the coding sequence ATGATCTACGGGATCGACGTTTCGCATCACCAGGGACCGTTCGACATGCATCGTGCTCGTGCCGAGTCGTTCGAGTTCGTGTTCATCAAGGCCACCGAAGGGGACGGCTTCGTCGACCCCCGGTTCCGGGCCAACCTGACCGCCGCACGATCGGCCGGACTGCTGCCCGCCGCCTACCACTACCAGCGCGAAGGAGCCACCGCGGCGGCCCAGGCCGATCACATCGCCGCGACCGTGCCCACCGACGTCCCCGTCATCCTCGATGTCGAGGACGGCGGCGGTGGGACCCGACTCACGGGGGCGCTGACCGAGGAGCTGCACGGACGCGGTTTCCGAACACCCCTGCTCTACCTGCCGGAGTGGTACTGGCAGCGGCTCGGAAATCCCGACCTGTCCGGCTTTCCGCCCCTGTGGAAGTCCCGCTACCCCGACAACCGCGGCGGCTACGCCAGTGAGATCTACCAGCGCGTACCCGAGCACTTCTGGAACGGATACGGCGGCAACCAGGTCGCCGTTCTGCAGTTCACCAGCTCGGCGTCGGTGGCGGGGCAGAGCCCCGTCGATGCCAACGCCCACCTGGGAACCCGTCAGGACATGGAAAACCTGCTCGCCCCGGAGGGAGAAGACATGCGCGACGACGAACGACACGCCCTGTTCGACATACTGCAACAACTCACGGCCAGCCGTACTCCCGGAGAATTCACCGGATGGCCGTCTTATGTGGACGGAGCCAAGCGCTTCACTCTCGTGGATTTCACGCGCTGGGTCGACAAGCACACCTTCGAGCTCCACCAGCAATTCGCCCAGGGCAAGAACGCGGCCGAGCTCGCAGCGGGCGGGGACGGTCAGCAGGCGGAGAACGAACAGGCGCTCCGCTCCGTGATCGCCGAAGCGGTGAATTCGGTGCTGGACGCGGAAGATCCCCGTCGTGAGGAGGTCGTCGACGCGGTAACGGCACGCCTCACCTCCGCGGCACCGCCGCACAAGGCCGAGCAGAGCACCGAAGGGTCCGGGGAGTAA
- a CDS encoding S9 family peptidase → MSTYPGANIPEKLFDDPDKEARWRARFSAPRVSLPDWGRDAPWRSLYVSNVSGTWELYAWDRSADTHRQVTDRPNGTFHGTLSADGTRVWWFDDTDGDEFGTWKSEPFEEGDTAGAENPLPTTHAGYPAGLELGSRVVALGMSTDDGVTVWVSRDDETPRVVYQHEQDGGLATLSWDESLLVLSHSEHGDSRHPALRVLRTADGSKLAEKWDGSGLGLAALDFAPVTGDTRLLVSHERRGREELLVWDVATDAETELDLGLPGEVSADWYPDGSALLIAHTHQARTTLYRYELADGTLTPLPTSQGTVGGASVRPDFAVEYTWSSAAVPGRVRVLSAEGTDNVLLTPGGERAPESRPVEDVFVEVPYGPNDTVHALVARPDGAGEGPMPTVFNLHGGPHAADEDRFSSYRAAWLEAGFAVVEVNYRGSTGYGSAWRDSIEGRPGLTELEDVARVQDWAVKDGLTTPELSVVSGASWGGYLALLALGTQPDRWTGGVAGVPVADYVSAFADEMEPLRAYDRALFGGSPEEVPQVYRDCSPITYVDEVRAPVLVLAGDNDPRCPIQQVLNYLDRLQQRDQPFEFYRYDAGHGSLVIAETLRQVATEIHFARRSVGLA, encoded by the coding sequence GTGAGCACGTACCCAGGCGCCAACATTCCGGAAAAACTGTTCGACGATCCGGACAAGGAGGCGCGCTGGCGCGCCCGATTCAGCGCTCCGCGCGTGTCGCTGCCGGACTGGGGCAGGGACGCCCCCTGGCGGAGTCTGTACGTGTCGAACGTGAGCGGCACCTGGGAGCTCTACGCCTGGGATCGTTCCGCGGACACGCACCGTCAGGTCACCGATCGGCCGAACGGCACCTTTCACGGCACTCTCTCCGCAGACGGCACCCGTGTCTGGTGGTTCGACGACACCGACGGCGACGAGTTCGGCACCTGGAAGAGCGAGCCGTTCGAGGAGGGGGACACGGCAGGCGCCGAAAACCCCCTGCCCACGACGCACGCCGGCTACCCGGCGGGCCTGGAACTCGGCTCGCGGGTGGTCGCGCTGGGGATGTCCACCGACGACGGGGTGACCGTGTGGGTTTCCCGCGACGACGAGACCCCGCGAGTGGTGTACCAGCACGAGCAGGACGGCGGTCTGGCGACGCTGTCCTGGGACGAGAGCCTGCTGGTGCTCTCCCACTCCGAGCACGGCGACAGTCGTCACCCCGCGTTGCGGGTGCTGCGCACCGCGGACGGGTCGAAGCTCGCGGAGAAGTGGGACGGTTCGGGGCTGGGCCTGGCCGCCCTGGACTTCGCCCCCGTCACGGGGGACACGCGGTTGCTGGTCTCGCACGAGCGGCGCGGACGCGAGGAGCTGCTCGTCTGGGACGTGGCCACGGACGCGGAGACCGAGCTCGATCTCGGCCTGCCGGGCGAGGTCTCCGCCGACTGGTACCCGGACGGCTCGGCGCTGCTGATCGCGCACACCCACCAGGCGCGCACGACGCTCTACCGCTACGAGCTCGCCGACGGCACGCTGACTCCGCTACCCACCTCGCAGGGGACCGTGGGCGGTGCCTCCGTCCGACCGGACTTCGCGGTGGAGTACACCTGGTCCTCGGCCGCCGTCCCCGGCCGGGTGCGGGTGCTCTCCGCGGAGGGCACCGACAACGTGCTGCTCACTCCGGGGGGTGAGCGTGCTCCGGAGTCGAGGCCCGTCGAGGACGTGTTCGTGGAGGTGCCCTACGGGCCCAACGACACCGTGCACGCCCTGGTCGCGCGTCCGGATGGCGCGGGCGAGGGGCCGATGCCCACGGTTTTCAACCTGCACGGTGGTCCGCACGCTGCCGATGAGGACCGTTTCTCGTCCTACCGCGCGGCGTGGCTGGAGGCGGGTTTCGCCGTGGTCGAGGTCAACTACCGCGGTTCGACCGGGTACGGCTCGGCCTGGCGTGACTCCATCGAGGGCAGGCCCGGGCTCACCGAGCTGGAGGACGTCGCCCGGGTGCAGGACTGGGCCGTCAAGGACGGGCTGACCACTCCGGAGCTCAGCGTGGTGTCCGGCGCGTCCTGGGGCGGGTACCTGGCGCTGCTGGCCCTGGGCACCCAGCCGGACCGTTGGACCGGTGGTGTGGCCGGGGTGCCGGTGGCCGATTACGTCTCCGCCTTCGCGGACGAGATGGAGCCCCTCCGGGCCTACGACCGGGCGTTGTTCGGCGGTTCCCCCGAGGAAGTTCCCCAGGTCTACCGGGACTGCTCACCGATCACCTATGTGGACGAGGTGCGTGCTCCCGTGCTGGTCCTGGCCGGGGACAACGATCCGCGGTGCCCGATACAGCAGGTGTTGAACTACCTGGATCGCCTGCAGCAGCGCGATCAGCCGTTCGAGTTCTACCGCTACGACGCGGGGCACGGTTCCCTCGTGATCGCGGAGACCCTGCGCCAGGTCGCCACCGAGATCCACTTCGCGCGTCGCTCCGTGGGACTGGCCTGA
- a CDS encoding LysR family transcriptional regulator: MVDPRYIGVFHAVVRNGSYTAAARSLGYSQPAVSQQMRALERSLDTPLFLRAGGGLELTEAGRILAAHAESVVGDLTAAGNKIAAVRELRSGSIRLCAFPSASATLVPRAVARATERHPDLRIRLSEAEPPDSLEALRRGDCDIALAFSYPDTAEPCGEEIVGKAVLDDPLVAVLPTGHELAERESVELAELAGQRWIAGCPRCREHFTRSCSAAGFEPDIAFTTDDNLAVQGLVAAGVGIALMPALVLSFLRHPNVVGRRVAGLEHRRVTAYALREQHRIPATASMLDIFGEVGAEMSLGDNSQL, translated from the coding sequence ATGGTCGATCCCCGCTATATCGGCGTGTTCCACGCCGTCGTGCGCAACGGTTCCTACACGGCGGCCGCGCGCAGTCTCGGTTACAGCCAGCCCGCCGTCAGCCAGCAGATGCGGGCGCTGGAGCGGAGTCTGGACACCCCGCTGTTCCTCCGCGCCGGAGGCGGGCTGGAACTCACCGAGGCGGGACGGATCCTCGCGGCGCACGCCGAGTCGGTCGTCGGTGACCTGACCGCGGCGGGCAACAAGATCGCCGCCGTGCGCGAACTCCGCAGCGGCAGCATCCGGCTCTGCGCCTTCCCCAGCGCGAGCGCGACCCTGGTTCCCAGGGCGGTGGCTCGGGCCACCGAGCGGCACCCGGACCTGCGCATCCGGCTCAGCGAGGCCGAGCCCCCCGACTCGCTGGAGGCTCTTCGGCGGGGCGACTGCGACATAGCCCTGGCGTTCAGCTACCCGGACACCGCGGAACCGTGCGGCGAGGAGATCGTGGGCAAAGCCGTGCTGGACGATCCACTGGTCGCGGTGTTGCCCACCGGGCACGAACTCGCCGAACGCGAGTCGGTCGAATTGGCCGAGCTGGCGGGTCAACGCTGGATCGCGGGGTGTCCCCGGTGTCGGGAGCACTTCACCCGGTCCTGTTCCGCTGCCGGATTCGAACCGGACATCGCCTTCACCACCGATGACAACCTCGCGGTGCAGGGGCTGGTCGCGGCGGGAGTGGGGATAGCTCTGATGCCCGCGCTGGTGCTGTCGTTCCTGCGCCACCCGAACGTGGTGGGCAGGCGGGTCGCCGGGCTCGAACACCGGCGCGTGACCGCCTACGCGCTGCGGGAGCAGCACCGGATCCCGGCCACCGCGTCGATGCTGGACATCTTCGGAGAGGTGGGAGCGGAGATGAGCCTTGGGGACAACTCACAGTTATAG
- a CDS encoding N-acetylmuramic acid 6-phosphate etherase, with product MNHHEARHSSAGGEGSAEGDPTERPPTELVNPRTTDIDRLDTPDLLRRLNSEDHSVPEAVGGALPQLAHAVDLAVDALRAGGRVHYVGAGTSGRLAVLDAAELVPTYNVPPEWFVVHLAGGDSAVWSSVENAEDDAAAGADSVERTATGADIVIGLAASGKTPYVLGALEAAHGLGASTVLVSSNPNRARGPAVDVAVTVDTGAEPVTGSTRMKAGTAQKLVLTSFSTAVMVRLGRTYSNLMVSMVATNAKLRTRTVRILGEATGATWPECESALHEADGDLKTALVHMLGGVDVAGAAAALGRSDGHVREALRALGP from the coding sequence GTGAACCACCACGAGGCACGACACTCCTCGGCCGGTGGGGAGGGCTCCGCGGAGGGCGATCCGACGGAGCGGCCACCGACCGAGCTAGTGAATCCGCGAACCACCGACATAGACCGGCTGGACACACCGGACCTGCTGCGCCGACTCAACTCCGAGGACCACTCCGTACCGGAGGCCGTGGGCGGAGCTCTCCCCCAACTCGCGCACGCGGTGGATCTGGCCGTGGACGCGCTGCGTGCCGGTGGCAGGGTGCACTACGTCGGGGCGGGTACCTCGGGACGGCTCGCCGTGCTGGACGCGGCCGAGCTGGTGCCGACCTACAACGTGCCGCCGGAATGGTTCGTGGTGCATCTGGCCGGTGGCGACTCGGCCGTGTGGAGCTCCGTGGAGAACGCCGAGGACGACGCCGCGGCCGGAGCGGACTCCGTGGAGCGGACGGCCACCGGCGCGGACATCGTGATCGGGCTGGCCGCCTCCGGGAAGACCCCCTACGTGCTGGGGGCGCTGGAGGCCGCGCACGGTTTGGGGGCCTCGACGGTCCTGGTCTCGTCCAACCCGAACCGCGCCCGCGGTCCCGCCGTCGACGTGGCCGTCACCGTGGACACCGGAGCGGAACCGGTCACGGGGTCCACGAGGATGAAGGCGGGCACCGCCCAGAAACTGGTGCTGACCTCCTTCTCCACCGCCGTGATGGTCCGGCTGGGGCGCACCTACTCCAATCTGATGGTCAGCATGGTGGCCACGAACGCGAAACTGCGTACGCGCACCGTACGGATCCTGGGGGAGGCCACCGGGGCCACGTGGCCGGAGTGCGAGTCGGCGCTGCACGAGGCGGACGGGGATCTCAAGACGGCTCTGGTGCACATGCTCGGCGGGGTGGACGTGGCCGGAGCGGCCGCGGCCCTGGGCCGTTCCGACGGGCACGTGCGGGAGGCCCTGCGCGCGCTTGGCCCGTGA
- a CDS encoding MurR/RpiR family transcriptional regulator, translated as MATADEAGFESGEHSPLVRIRSLLPGLARAEQRVARIVLADPSSIAHRSITEVAEAAETSETTVTRFCKAVGVTGYPELRIALAADTARTTSRDRDLGSDISEEDDLAQIVDKIGYADARAVEETTGQLDTNALAPLIDAVSGAGRIDVYGVGASGFVALDLQQKLHRIGLTCFAWPDTHNALTSAALLREGDVAIGVSHTGATTETVEILREARTRGATTAAITNFERSPITEIADLVLTTAARETTYRSGAMASRIAQLTVIDCLFVGVAQRHLDNAKEALQATSRAVGGHRLQVRPDRRRQREERR; from the coding sequence ATGGCCACAGCCGATGAAGCGGGTTTCGAGTCCGGCGAGCACAGCCCGCTCGTGCGGATCCGATCCCTGCTGCCCGGCCTGGCGCGCGCCGAGCAACGTGTGGCACGGATAGTACTCGCCGACCCGTCCTCGATCGCCCACCGCAGCATCACCGAGGTGGCCGAAGCGGCCGAGACCAGCGAGACGACGGTCACCCGCTTCTGCAAAGCGGTCGGGGTGACCGGGTACCCCGAGCTGCGGATAGCGCTCGCGGCCGACACGGCGCGCACCACCAGCAGGGACCGGGATCTGGGCAGCGACATCTCCGAGGAGGACGACCTCGCCCAGATCGTCGACAAGATCGGCTACGCGGACGCACGAGCCGTCGAGGAAACCACGGGCCAGCTCGACACGAACGCCCTCGCCCCGCTGATCGACGCCGTTTCCGGGGCGGGACGCATCGATGTCTACGGCGTGGGCGCCAGCGGATTCGTCGCCCTCGACCTGCAGCAGAAACTGCACCGCATAGGTCTGACGTGTTTCGCGTGGCCCGACACGCACAACGCGCTGACCTCGGCGGCGCTGCTGCGTGAGGGGGACGTGGCCATCGGGGTCTCGCACACGGGGGCCACCACGGAAACGGTCGAGATCCTGCGGGAGGCCCGCACCCGCGGGGCGACCACGGCCGCCATCACGAACTTCGAGCGCTCCCCCATCACCGAGATAGCCGATCTGGTGCTCACGACGGCGGCCAGGGAGACCACCTACCGCTCGGGGGCGATGGCCAGCAGGATCGCCCAGCTCACCGTGATCGACTGCCTTTTCGTCGGGGTGGCCCAGCGTCACCTGGACAATGCCAAAGAAGCCCTGCAGGCCACGTCCAGAGCGGTCGGCGGGCATCGCCTGCAAGTACGTCCCGACAGGCGCAGGCAACGGGAGGAGCGCCGGTGA
- the erm gene encoding 23S ribosomal RNA methyltransferase Erm, with the protein MSKRRSRSYAAVTAHQGGPHELGQNFLVDETTIDTITRLTESTPDPIVELCPGSGAVTVPLSESGRPITAVELDPRHADGLEQRTPDNVRVVREDVLRFRFPRRPHTLVGNLPFHLTTPVLRRILAAEHWRTAVLLVQWEVARRRAGVGGASMLTASWWPWYEFELHARVPARSFRPVPSVDAGLITIRRRPRPLVTEREAYQRFVKRVFTGPGRGLLRILVRTGQLNGSGAAHRLRARELPTEALPKELTAEQWARLWRLCSEPARKNRRPRGGTS; encoded by the coding sequence ATGTCCAAGCGACGTTCTCGCTCGTACGCTGCTGTCACCGCACACCAGGGCGGCCCACACGAACTGGGGCAGAACTTCCTCGTCGACGAGACGACGATCGACACCATCACGCGGCTGACCGAATCGACACCGGATCCGATAGTGGAACTGTGTCCCGGTAGTGGAGCGGTCACCGTTCCGCTGAGCGAGTCGGGAAGGCCGATAACCGCCGTGGAGCTGGATCCCCGGCACGCGGACGGACTCGAACAGCGCACACCGGACAACGTGCGCGTCGTTCGGGAGGATGTCCTGCGCTTCCGGTTTCCCCGCCGGCCCCACACGCTGGTGGGAAATCTGCCGTTCCACCTGACCACTCCCGTACTGCGACGGATCCTCGCGGCGGAGCACTGGCGGACGGCCGTGCTGCTGGTCCAGTGGGAGGTCGCTCGCCGGCGCGCCGGGGTCGGCGGTGCCAGCATGCTCACCGCGAGCTGGTGGCCGTGGTACGAGTTCGAACTCCACGCCCGCGTCCCCGCGCGCTCCTTCCGCCCGGTCCCCTCCGTGGACGCCGGTCTGATCACGATCCGCCGCCGCCCGCGCCCGCTGGTCACCGAACGGGAGGCGTACCAGCGCTTCGTCAAACGGGTGTTCACCGGTCCAGGACGCGGACTGCTGCGAATTCTGGTGCGCACCGGGCAGCTGAATGGCTCCGGCGCCGCGCACCGGCTACGTGCTCGGGAGCTCCCGACCGAGGCGTTGCCGAAGGAGCTGACGGCCGAGCAGTGGGCACGGTTGTGGCGGCTGTGTTCGGAGCCCGCGCGAAAAAACCGCAGGCCCCGGGGCGGAACCTCCTGA
- a CDS encoding DUF4440 domain-containing protein, whose amino-acid sequence MDPDLDAIVAHELELLDPVVRGDPAAVRRLLHEDFSEIGASGQQWDPTTVTEATSATAEGITADDFRTARLTPDVVLLTYTARRDGETTLRSSVWVRTRAGWRLRHHQGTPR is encoded by the coding sequence ATGGACCCGGACCTCGACGCGATCGTCGCGCACGAACTCGAGCTGCTGGACCCGGTCGTGCGCGGCGATCCCGCCGCAGTGCGGAGACTGCTGCACGAGGACTTCTCCGAGATCGGGGCCTCGGGACAGCAGTGGGACCCGACCACGGTCACCGAAGCCACGTCGGCCACCGCCGAGGGGATCACCGCCGACGACTTCCGGACGGCACGACTGACCCCGGACGTAGTCCTGCTGACCTACACCGCGCGCCGGGACGGCGAGACTACCCTGCGCAGTTCGGTGTGGGTCCGCACCCGCGCGGGGTGGCGCCTACGGCACCACCAGGGAACACCCCGCTGA
- a CDS encoding PPOX class F420-dependent oxidoreductase: MSVVPQDLEDILNKRSFAHIATTGPKGEPQSSPVWIDWDGQYVKFSQTTTRQKYRNLQREPRLALSALDPEQPYRYIEIRGKVARVEDDPDNTFINKLAKKYMDADEYPYHQPGDHRVILYVEPEHSTRM; encoded by the coding sequence GTGTCCGTGGTTCCGCAGGATCTCGAGGACATACTGAACAAGCGTTCGTTCGCCCACATCGCGACGACCGGACCGAAGGGGGAACCGCAGTCGAGTCCGGTGTGGATCGACTGGGACGGCCAGTACGTCAAGTTCAGCCAGACAACCACCCGCCAGAAGTACCGCAACCTGCAACGGGAACCGCGGCTGGCTCTTTCCGCACTGGACCCGGAACAGCCCTACCGCTACATCGAGATCCGCGGAAAGGTCGCCCGGGTGGAGGACGATCCGGACAACACCTTCATCAACAAGCTGGCGAAGAAGTACATGGACGCGGACGAGTACCCGTACCACCAGCCGGGCGACCACCGGGTGATCCTCTACGTCGAGCCGGAGCACTCCACGCGGATGTGA